The following is a genomic window from Thioclava electrotropha.
CCTTCACCGATGGCAAGCAGGACGGCTATGGCAGCTACAAGCTGCCCTCGGGCTACGAATACGAAGGCCAATGGGTGATGGGCGAGATCAAGGGCAAGGGCCGCGCGCGCTTCCCCAATGGCTCGATCTACGAGGGCGAGTTCGACCACGGCAAACCCAACGGCAAGGGCAAGATCACCTTCGCCGATGGCGGCACCTATGAGGGCGACTGGCTCAACGGTCAGATCACCGGCACCGGCACCGCGCATTACGCCAACGGCTCGGTCTATGAGGGCCAGTTCCGCAACGCGATGCATGACGGCAAGGGCACGCTGGAGAGCGCGAACGGCTATCGCTACGAGGGCGACTGGCTGGGCGGCGTCAAGCAGGGCAACGGCAAGATTACCTATCCCGACGGCTCCACCTATGAGGGCCAGATGGCGCATGGCCAGCGCGACGGCACCGGCACGCTCACCATGGCGGACGGGCTGACCTATGTCGGCGACTGGAAGGCCGGGCAGATGAACGGTCGCGGCAAGCTGACCCAACCCAATGGCGATGTCTACGAAGGCCAGATGGTCAACGGCAAGCGCCACGGCGCGGGCAAGGTCACCTATGCCAATGGCGACACCTATGAGGGGGAATTCCTGCTCGACAAGCGCCACGGCACCGGCACGTTCCGCGGCAAGGACGGCTATGTCTATACCGGCCAATGGAAAGAGGGCCGCATCGAGGGTCAGGGCAAGGTGCAGTACCCCGACGGCTCGGTCTATGAGGGCAGCTTCAAGAACGACCTGCCCGACGGTCAGGGCAAGATCACCTATCCCGACGGCTCCAGCTACGAGGGCGGCTGGGCGCATGGCGTCATTCAGGGCACCGGCACCGCGCGCTACGCGAACGGGCTCGTCTATGAGGGCGAGTTCAAGAACGCGCGCAATGACGGGAAGGGCAAGATGACCTACCCGGACGGCTACAGCTACGAAGGCGACTGGGTGAACGGGCAACGCGAGGGCCAAGGCACCGCGCGCTATGCGGACGGCACGACCTATGAGGGCGCGTTCAAGAACGGCCAGCGCGACGGGACCGGCAAGCTGACCATGCCCGACGGTTTCACCTATGAGGGCGAGTGGCGCAACGGCGCGATCGACGGGCAAGGCCGCGCGACCTATGCCAATGGCGACACCTATGTGGGCAGCTTCTCGAATGGCAAACGCGAGGGGCAAGGCACGATGACCTATGCCTCCGGGAATGTCGCGAGCGGCGAATGGTCGAATGACAAGCTGCAGGACACCAGCGCGCCTGCGACCCAGCCGACGCCCGATGCCAGCGCCGAGACCCCGCCGGCCCCGGCGAACGAACCGGCCACGGCGGAGCCTTCCGCGAACTGATCCGCTCTTCTAGGCTGGCTTACAGCGCCTCGCCCCTGTCGAGCTTTGCGAGCACCGCCTCCGCTGTCTTCAGCTTGGCCTCGCGGGTCTCTTTCTGCTGCTTGTCCCAGTTGCGATAGACCAGCCCCATGCGCGGATTGCCCTCGAACCGGTCGCGATGCCGGTCGAGGAAATGCCAGTACAAGCTGTTGAACGGGCACGCTTTCTCGCCGTCCTTCGCCTTCACGTCATAGGCGCAGCCCGCGCAGTAATCCGACATCTTGTCGATATAGGCACCCGAGGAAATGTAGGGCTTCGAGGCCACCACCCCGCCATCCGCGAACTGGCTCATCCCAGCCGTATTGGGCGCCTCCACCCATTCATAGGCGTCGATATAGACCGCGAGATACCAATCCTGCACTTGGCGCGGGTCGATCCCGGCCAGCAGCGCAAAATTGCCTGTGACCATCAGACGCTGGATGTGATGCGCATAGGCCAGATCGCGGGTCTGCCCTATCGCGGCCTTCATACAGGCCATGTCGGTCTCGCCCGACCAGTAGAACCACGGCAGATCGCGCTTGTGGTTGAGCGCATTGCGCGAGGTGTAATCGGGCCCCTCAAGGAAGTAGATCCCGCGCATATATTCGCGCCAGCCGAGGATCTGCCGGATGAAGCCTTCCACCGAATTGATCGGCGCATCGCCGGCCTTGTAGGCCTCTTCCGCGGCCTTGCAGACCTCCAGCGGAGAGAGCAGCCCGAGATTGATGCTCGACGACAGGATCGAGTGATGCAGCAGCCGGTCCTCGGCCAGCATCGCATCCTGATAGGTGCCGAAATCGCGCAGGTTATGGGCGATGAAATACTCCAGCGCGCGTTCGGCCTGCGCGCGGCTGACCGGCCAGTTGAATTCGTCGAGCGATCCGAAATTGTCCGGAAATTCCGCCTCGACCATCTCGAGCACCTCCTGCACCAGCGCATCCTTGCGGAAGGTCGGCGCGGGTTCACGGAACAGGTCGGGCTGGGCGGGCTTTCGGTTCTCCTTGTCGAAGTTCCACTCACCACCCGCCGGATCGTCGCCCTCCATCAAAAGGCCCGTCTCGCGGCGCATCTCGCGGTAGAACCATTCCATGCGCAATTCCTTGCGCCCCTCGGCCCAGTCGGCGAAGCGTTTTTCGGAGCAGATGAAGCGGTCGTCGGGCAGTTGCCGGATTTTCAACGGCGCGCTCTCGAAGGCCTGCCGCAGCCGCCATTCGCCGGGGGCGAGCGTCACGACCTCCTCGGCCCCCTCCTCCTCGGCGCGGCGGGCGAATTCGCCCACCAGCGAGCCCGCGTTGTCGTCGTCGGTCAGCTTCGTATAGCGAACCTGCCAGCCGTCGCGCTCCAACTCGTCGGCGAAGCGGCGCATGGCGGCGAAGGTCAGCGCCAGCTTCTGCTTGTGATGGCCGGTATAGGTGGCTTCCTCGCGCACCTCGGCCATCACGACCACATCCGCTTCCTTGTCGCCACAGCGCAAAGCCGCGCCATCATGGCTGAGCTGGTCGCCCAGCACCGCGATCAGCTTAGTCATAGATCATCTTCCGCGTCATACCGCCGTCGACGACCATCACCTGCCCCGTCACGAAGCCCGCATCCGCGAGGTAGAGGACGGCCTCGGCAATGTCCTTCGGCGTGCCGACCCGGCCCACCGGATGCTGCGCGTGATCCTCTTCGCTCAGGGCCTCGCCGCTCGAATTGATCCAGCCGGGCGCGATGGCGTTGACCCGAACTTCCGGGCCAAGGCTCACCGCCATCGCATGGGTCAGCGACGTGACGCCGCCCTTCGCCGCCGCGTAAGCGAAGGTGTCGGGCTCGGATTGCAGCGCGCGGGTCGACGCCATGTTGACCACCGCCCCCTGCCCCTTGCGCAAGGCGGGCAGAGCCTCACGCGTCATCAGGAACGTGCCGGTGAGATGCGGATCGATCCACCTGTGCCACGCCTCCAGCGTCAGCTCCTCCAGCGGTCCGCATTCGGGATTGGCCGGACCGCCATTATTCACCAAGAGATCGAGCGTCTCGAACCCGGCCTCCGCGACGGCGGCGCGAATGTCATCCTCGCTCCCAAGATCGCAGCGGATCGCCTCCAAGCCTTCGCGTGCCTCCAACGGATCGATATCCAAATCGAGCGCCGCGACCTGCCAGCCGCGATCCAGCAGCGCCTCGGTGATCGCGCGGCCGATCCCGCGTGCGGCGCCGGTGACGATGGCGTTTCGGGTTACCATGGGATCTCCTTGCCTGCGTGATCGTAAAATCCGCCCGATTGCGCGGGCGTCAGCCCGTCCAGCACGTCGAGCAACCGGCGCGCGGCGTCTTCAGGGGCGAGCTTGTCGCGCGGGTAATCGGCGGTAAAGGGTGTGTCGACCGTGCCGGGATGCAGGGCCGCGATAACGAGCTGCTTGTGAGAGCGCCCCAGTTCGATCGCCGCGCCGTGCAGCAGCTGGTTCAGGGCCGCTTTCGAGGTCCGATAGCTATACCAGCCGCCCAAACCGTTATCCCCGATCGAGCCGACCCGCGCCGAGAGCGCCGCAAACCGCGCGGGCCTGTCGCGGGGCAACAGGCCCGCCGCGTGTTTCAGCACCAGCGCCGGACCCATCGCATTCACGGCAAACTGGGTCTGCATTTCCTCGGGCGTCAGCTGCGACAGCGCCTTTTCCGGCGTGCCAAGCGCGCCGGAAGCCACAAAGATCAGATCGACCGGCCCGGCGATCCCGCGCAGACCCGCCTCGACCGAACGCTCATCCGTCACATCGAATCCATCGCGCGACCGCGACACCCCCGTCACCGCGAAGCCGCGCG
Proteins encoded in this region:
- a CDS encoding MORN repeat-containing protein, which produces MAGAQLRIATLAVLIGWTAQIAPAQEVITKQYDDGGLYEGTFTDGKQDGYGSYKLPSGYEYEGQWVMGEIKGKGRARFPNGSIYEGEFDHGKPNGKGKITFADGGTYEGDWLNGQITGTGTAHYANGSVYEGQFRNAMHDGKGTLESANGYRYEGDWLGGVKQGNGKITYPDGSTYEGQMAHGQRDGTGTLTMADGLTYVGDWKAGQMNGRGKLTQPNGDVYEGQMVNGKRHGAGKVTYANGDTYEGEFLLDKRHGTGTFRGKDGYVYTGQWKEGRIEGQGKVQYPDGSVYEGSFKNDLPDGQGKITYPDGSSYEGGWAHGVIQGTGTARYANGLVYEGEFKNARNDGKGKMTYPDGYSYEGDWVNGQREGQGTARYADGTTYEGAFKNGQRDGTGKLTMPDGFTYEGEWRNGAIDGQGRATYANGDTYVGSFSNGKREGQGTMTYASGNVASGEWSNDKLQDTSAPATQPTPDASAETPPAPANEPATAEPSAN
- a CDS encoding cryptochrome/photolyase family protein; the encoded protein is MTKLIAVLGDQLSHDGAALRCGDKEADVVVMAEVREEATYTGHHKQKLALTFAAMRRFADELERDGWQVRYTKLTDDDNAGSLVGEFARRAEEEGAEEVVTLAPGEWRLRQAFESAPLKIRQLPDDRFICSEKRFADWAEGRKELRMEWFYREMRRETGLLMEGDDPAGGEWNFDKENRKPAQPDLFREPAPTFRKDALVQEVLEMVEAEFPDNFGSLDEFNWPVSRAQAERALEYFIAHNLRDFGTYQDAMLAEDRLLHHSILSSSINLGLLSPLEVCKAAEEAYKAGDAPINSVEGFIRQILGWREYMRGIYFLEGPDYTSRNALNHKRDLPWFYWSGETDMACMKAAIGQTRDLAYAHHIQRLMVTGNFALLAGIDPRQVQDWYLAVYIDAYEWVEAPNTAGMSQFADGGVVASKPYISSGAYIDKMSDYCAGCAYDVKAKDGEKACPFNSLYWHFLDRHRDRFEGNPRMGLVYRNWDKQQKETREAKLKTAEAVLAKLDRGEAL
- a CDS encoding SDR family NAD(P)-dependent oxidoreductase: MVTRNAIVTGAARGIGRAITEALLDRGWQVAALDLDIDPLEAREGLEAIRCDLGSEDDIRAAVAEAGFETLDLLVNNGGPANPECGPLEELTLEAWHRWIDPHLTGTFLMTREALPALRKGQGAVVNMASTRALQSEPDTFAYAAAKGGVTSLTHAMAVSLGPEVRVNAIAPGWINSSGEALSEEDHAQHPVGRVGTPKDIAEAVLYLADAGFVTGQVMVVDGGMTRKMIYD
- a CDS encoding SDR family NAD(P)-dependent oxidoreductase, with the protein product MAGQAIVIGDTGGIGAAIRAELETRGFAVTGVSRSRDGFDVTDERSVEAGLRGIAGPVDLIFVASGALGTPEKALSQLTPEEMQTQFAVNAMGPALVLKHAAGLLPRDRPARFAALSARVGSIGDNGLGGWYSYRTSKAALNQLLHGAAIELGRSHKQLVIAALHPGTVDTPFTADYPRDKLAPEDAARRLLDVLDGLTPAQSGGFYDHAGKEIPW